From a single Anomaloglossus baeobatrachus isolate aAnoBae1 chromosome 4, aAnoBae1.hap1, whole genome shotgun sequence genomic region:
- the LOC142302596 gene encoding E3 ubiquitin/ISG15 ligase TRIM25-like: MASAILSEELLCSICLSMYTDPVTLTCGHNFCWECIDDALNTQDESGDYFCPDCREKFNKRPTLKRNITLCNVVERFLSTQSHQEEITGIRCTYCIDSPVPAVRSCLHCEASLCDNHLRVHSKGAEHVLTDPSTSLENRKCSVHKKILEYYCTEDAACICVSCSLAGEHRGHQVEMLDEASEKKKNKLRNVLQKLITKREKTEDRVQSLEENRRKAQEKASGEVERVTALITDIRRQMDDLEKKVLSEISRRGEQVSLSLSDVIKKLEIEKVELSRKMRHIEELCNMTDPLTVLQDPDTGDLCNPEMDGGDEDTGGQDGDDEETSGQDGGDEDTGGHDKTYHIDVDVITGILHAAFSDIITYLQTITPEKKNKMREQSPSPEVFGTGGDPEKVKVSGKGGIYGVGPADILLDVNTAANNLLISDDLKTATYKRIRQNRPETAERFLYNQVMSGRRFTSGRHYWDVEISGSWRWKVGMCYPSIDRRGPQSYIGNSDMSWCLYKEPGYNNQYSVIPDSKVIRLPQQISSDRFRICLDYEAGQLSFYELCNPIRHLHTFTAAFSEPLHAALCVYDGSVKITGSSRCEEPSS; the protein is encoded by the coding sequence ATGGCGTCTGCTATTCTGAGTGAagagctgctctgctccatctgtctaTCCATGTATACAGATCCCGTAACCCTGacatgtggacacaacttctgctgGGAATGTATTGATGATGCACTGAATACACAGGACGAATCTGGAGATTATTTCTGTCCTGACTGCAGAGAGAAGTTCAACAAGCGGCCGACACTGAAGAGGAACATAACATTATGTAACGTAGTGGAACGTTTTCTGTCTACTCAGTCACATCAGGAGgagatcaccgggatccgctgcacTTATTGTATTGATtctcctgtacctgctgttagatcctgtctacactgtgaggcttctctgtgtgataATCACCTGAGGGTTCACAGCAAAGGAGCAGAACACGTCCTaactgatcccagcacttctctggagaaccggaaatgttctgtccataagaagatcctggaatattactgcacggaggacgctgcttgtatctgtgtgtcctgcagtttggcCGGAGAACATCGGGGACATCAAGTGGAGATGCTGGATGAGGCCTCTGAGAAGAAGAAGAATAAACTAAGAAATGTTCTCCAGAAACTGATCACAAAGAGAGAGAAGACTGAGGATAGAGTCCAGAGTCTGGAGGAGAACAGGAGAAAAGCTCAAGAAAAAGCATCTGGGGAGGTCGAGAGAGTCACTGCCCTGATTACAGACATCAGGAGACAGAtggacgacctggagaagaaggtcctgagtgagatctccaggcgAGGAGAGCAGGTGTCACTGTCACTGTCTGATGTGATCAAGAAGCTGGAAATAGAGAAGGTTGAACTGTCTAGGAAGATGAGGCACAtcgaggagctgtgtaacatgactgatccactgaccgtcttacaggatccagacaccggggacttgtgtAATCCTGAGATggacggaggtgatgaggacacaggaggacaagATGGAGATGATGAGGAGACAAGTGGACAAGATGGAGGTGATGAAGATACAGGGGGACATGATAAGACATATCATATAGATGTGGATGTAATTACAGGGATTTTACATGCAGCTTTCTCTGATATAATAACATATCTTCAGACCATCACACctgaaaaaaagaacaaaatgaGGGAACAATCCCCAAGTCCTGAAGTATTCGGGACAGGAGGTGATCCTGAGAAGGTAAAAGTTTCAGGAAAAGGAGGTATCTATGGGGTTggtcctgcagacatattactggatgtaaatACGGCTGCCAATAATCtccttatatcagacgacctgaaaactgcgACCTACAAACGAATAAGACAgaatcgtccagaaacagcagagagattcctGTATAATCAGGTGATGAGCGGCAGGagatttacctcaggacgacattactgggatgtggagatcaGTGGGTCATGGAGGTGGAAAGTGGGGATGTGTTACCCCAGTATAGACAGGAGGGGGCCTCAGTCATACATTGGAAATAGTGACATGTCCTGGTGTTTATATAAAGAGCCGGGGTATAATAATCAGTATTCGGTGATACCTGACAGTAAAGTGATCCGGTTACCTCAGCAGATCTCCAGTGATAGGTTCcggatctgtctggattatgaggccgggcagttgtccttttatgagctgtgtaaccccatcagacacttacacaccttcactgccgccttctccgagccccttcatgctgcgTTATGTGTGTATGATGGTTCTGTAAAAATAACAGGGAGCAGCAGATGTGAGGAACCATCATCATAG